The following are from one region of the Amia ocellicauda isolate fAmiCal2 chromosome 1, fAmiCal2.hap1, whole genome shotgun sequence genome:
- the LOC136753303 gene encoding uncharacterized protein LOC136753303 isoform X3: MARIMPLSLILLWSTVTVLGCVAWAQWASDVLTVFGIYEGSVNLTANINVFEEATLVQWRVKKGPEKIRIVMYNPQSDWPLPPVLGRYENRTLYSDTFLWISNLSLQDTVPAAVPRITCQMYSLPPNPVLNPLLPCTVSEGGSIFLCCSASQGTNLRFHWYKDGGPLFHTGNLSLVNLNRSNCGEYTCVVSNAVSRVETAFSFWDFSLCASENRFWKTQSNIFAPIVAFLLFLLIVIAVIVRRKMMCHNGDKSATVPADTIYEPMYPSLRRPAKGQLSPQLQDPVSVARRTDSRRTPMENRKQDKQLGSSEK; the protein is encoded by the exons ATGGCTCGGATCATGCCACTGTCATTAATTCTGCTCTGGTCTACTGTCACAGTCTTGG GCTGCGTTGCATGGGCACAGTGGGCGAGTGATGTTCTCACGGTGTTTGGCATATACGAGGGCTCGGTCAATCTGACGGCAAACATCAATGTCTTTGAGGAGGCGACGCTGGTGCAGTGGAGGGTGAAGAAGGGCCCAGAGAAGATCAGGATCGTGATGTACAACCCTCAGAGTGACTGGCCGCTTCCCCCGGTACTGGGACGGTACGAGAACCGCACCCTGTACTCAGACACCTTCCTTTGGATCAGCAACCTCAGCCTGCAAGACACGG TGCCTGCTGCTGTGCCCCGCATTACATGTCAGATGTATAGCCTACCCCCAAATCCTGTCCTGAACCCACTGCTCCCTTGTACTGTCTCCGAGGGAGGGAGCATTTTCCTCTGCTGCTCAGCCTCCCAGGGGACCAACCTCCGATTCCATTGGTACAAAGATGGAGGCCCCCTCTTTCACACTGGGAACCTGTCCTTGGTCAACCTGAACAGATCGAACTGTGGGGAGTATACCTGTGTGGTCAGCAATGCTGTGAGCCGAGTGGAAACAGCCTTCAGTTTCTGGG ATTTCTCCCTTTGTGCTTCAGAAAATAGATTTTGGAAAACGCAGAGTAATATTTTTGCCCCAATTGTGGCctttcttctctttctcctCATTGTCATTGCTGTCATCGTCAGACGCAAGATGATGTGTCACAACG GGGATAAGAGTGCTACAGTACCAGCTGACACCATATATGAGCCAATGTATCCAAGTCTGAGGAGACCAGCTAAAGGCCAGCTTAGCCCACAACTGCAGGATCCAGTTTCAGTGGCAAGGAGAACTGACTCGCGCAGGACACCCATGGAAAACCGAAAACAAGACAAACAGCTGGGGAGTTCGGAAAAATAA
- the drc12 gene encoding dynein regulatory complex protein 12, with amino-acid sequence MPPKKKGKGKAKKGKKKKSGEGNELEEKYRRSTLDVTVLKEHLVLRRDVARQAQACSQELQTRLSTLEHKLGAEREDRRDINADLTRQYKTMQTEMGVKVHQLEIEVSKLQQQLTLCQEALQRERESGEQMVLEKDATITELQGKIDNMETDYEKILHDTLDSLLSRLAEKRLHWQDESTELQLEHKERLLDFGLNPLDI; translated from the exons atgccaccaaagaaaaaagggaaagggaaagcaaagaagggaaaaaagaagAAGTCTGGTGAAG gGAATGAGCTGGAGGAGAAGTATAGACGGAGTACCCTGGATGTCACTGTCCTGAAGGAACATCTAG TCCTGCGGAGGGATGTGGCTCGCCAGGCCCAGGCCTGCAGTCAGGAGCTCCAGACCAGACTCAGCACTCTGGAGCACAAGCtgggtgcagagagagaggacaggaggGACATCAATGCAG ATCTCACTCGGCAGTACAAGACCATGCAGACAGAGATGGGGGTCAAGGTTCACCAGCTGGAAATTGAAGTCAGCAAACTCCAGCAGCAACTCA CTCTGTGCCAGGAGgctctgcagagagagagggagtccgGGGAGCAGATGGTGCTGGAGAAAGACGCCACCATCACTGAGCTACAGGGCAAGATAGACAACATGGAGACAGACTACGAGAAGATCCTACAC GACACTCTGGACAGCCTCCTGTCTCGCCTAGCAGAGAAACGGCTACACTGGCAGGATGAAAGCACTGAACTGCAACTGGAGCACAAGGAACGGCTGTTAGACTTTGGGCTGAACCCCCTCGATATCTAA
- the LOC136753303 gene encoding hepatic and glial cell adhesion molecule isoform X1, with product MARIMPLSLILLWSTVTVLGCVAWAQWASDVLTVFGIYEGSVNLTANINVFEEATLVQWRVKKGPEKIRIVMYNPQSDWPLPPVLGRYENRTLYSDTFLWISNLSLQDTGVYILHVTNWDGHITKRIINLIVEVPAAVPRITCQMYSLPPNPVLNPLLPCTVSEGGSIFLCCSASQGTNLRFHWYKDGGPLFHTGNLSLVNLNRSNCGEYTCVVSNAVSRVETAFSFWDFSLCASENRFWKTQSNIFAPIVAFLLFLLIVIAVIVRRKMMCHNGDKSATVPADTIYEPMYPSLRRPAKGQLSPQLQDPVSVARRTDSRRTPMENRKQDKQLGSSEK from the exons ATGGCTCGGATCATGCCACTGTCATTAATTCTGCTCTGGTCTACTGTCACAGTCTTGG GCTGCGTTGCATGGGCACAGTGGGCGAGTGATGTTCTCACGGTGTTTGGCATATACGAGGGCTCGGTCAATCTGACGGCAAACATCAATGTCTTTGAGGAGGCGACGCTGGTGCAGTGGAGGGTGAAGAAGGGCCCAGAGAAGATCAGGATCGTGATGTACAACCCTCAGAGTGACTGGCCGCTTCCCCCGGTACTGGGACGGTACGAGAACCGCACCCTGTACTCAGACACCTTCCTTTGGATCAGCAACCTCAGCCTGCAAGACACGGGTGTGTACATTCTCCACGTCACTAACTGGGATGGCCACATAACTAAGAGAATAATCAACCTCATTGTGGAAG TGCCTGCTGCTGTGCCCCGCATTACATGTCAGATGTATAGCCTACCCCCAAATCCTGTCCTGAACCCACTGCTCCCTTGTACTGTCTCCGAGGGAGGGAGCATTTTCCTCTGCTGCTCAGCCTCCCAGGGGACCAACCTCCGATTCCATTGGTACAAAGATGGAGGCCCCCTCTTTCACACTGGGAACCTGTCCTTGGTCAACCTGAACAGATCGAACTGTGGGGAGTATACCTGTGTGGTCAGCAATGCTGTGAGCCGAGTGGAAACAGCCTTCAGTTTCTGGG ATTTCTCCCTTTGTGCTTCAGAAAATAGATTTTGGAAAACGCAGAGTAATATTTTTGCCCCAATTGTGGCctttcttctctttctcctCATTGTCATTGCTGTCATCGTCAGACGCAAGATGATGTGTCACAACG GGGATAAGAGTGCTACAGTACCAGCTGACACCATATATGAGCCAATGTATCCAAGTCTGAGGAGACCAGCTAAAGGCCAGCTTAGCCCACAACTGCAGGATCCAGTTTCAGTGGCAAGGAGAACTGACTCGCGCAGGACACCCATGGAAAACCGAAAACAAGACAAACAGCTGGGGAGTTCGGAAAAATAA
- the LOC136753303 gene encoding hepatic and glial cell adhesion molecule isoform X2, whose translation MFPKCRFNHIDGCVAWAQWASDVLTVFGIYEGSVNLTANINVFEEATLVQWRVKKGPEKIRIVMYNPQSDWPLPPVLGRYENRTLYSDTFLWISNLSLQDTGVYILHVTNWDGHITKRIINLIVEVPAAVPRITCQMYSLPPNPVLNPLLPCTVSEGGSIFLCCSASQGTNLRFHWYKDGGPLFHTGNLSLVNLNRSNCGEYTCVVSNAVSRVETAFSFWDFSLCASENRFWKTQSNIFAPIVAFLLFLLIVIAVIVRRKMMCHNGDKSATVPADTIYEPMYPSLRRPAKGQLSPQLQDPVSVARRTDSRRTPMENRKQDKQLGSSEK comes from the exons atgttcccaaaatgtcgcttcaaccacatcgatg GCTGCGTTGCATGGGCACAGTGGGCGAGTGATGTTCTCACGGTGTTTGGCATATACGAGGGCTCGGTCAATCTGACGGCAAACATCAATGTCTTTGAGGAGGCGACGCTGGTGCAGTGGAGGGTGAAGAAGGGCCCAGAGAAGATCAGGATCGTGATGTACAACCCTCAGAGTGACTGGCCGCTTCCCCCGGTACTGGGACGGTACGAGAACCGCACCCTGTACTCAGACACCTTCCTTTGGATCAGCAACCTCAGCCTGCAAGACACGGGTGTGTACATTCTCCACGTCACTAACTGGGATGGCCACATAACTAAGAGAATAATCAACCTCATTGTGGAAG TGCCTGCTGCTGTGCCCCGCATTACATGTCAGATGTATAGCCTACCCCCAAATCCTGTCCTGAACCCACTGCTCCCTTGTACTGTCTCCGAGGGAGGGAGCATTTTCCTCTGCTGCTCAGCCTCCCAGGGGACCAACCTCCGATTCCATTGGTACAAAGATGGAGGCCCCCTCTTTCACACTGGGAACCTGTCCTTGGTCAACCTGAACAGATCGAACTGTGGGGAGTATACCTGTGTGGTCAGCAATGCTGTGAGCCGAGTGGAAACAGCCTTCAGTTTCTGGG ATTTCTCCCTTTGTGCTTCAGAAAATAGATTTTGGAAAACGCAGAGTAATATTTTTGCCCCAATTGTGGCctttcttctctttctcctCATTGTCATTGCTGTCATCGTCAGACGCAAGATGATGTGTCACAACG GGGATAAGAGTGCTACAGTACCAGCTGACACCATATATGAGCCAATGTATCCAAGTCTGAGGAGACCAGCTAAAGGCCAGCTTAGCCCACAACTGCAGGATCCAGTTTCAGTGGCAAGGAGAACTGACTCGCGCAGGACACCCATGGAAAACCGAAAACAAGACAAACAGCTGGGGAGTTCGGAAAAATAA